A genomic stretch from Setaria viridis chromosome 1, Setaria_viridis_v4.0, whole genome shotgun sequence includes:
- the LOC117837703 gene encoding E3 ubiquitin-protein ligase UPL3: METRSSSRKRAAAAAAAAAASSSSSASKRSRPNTRRNSSTSSPAAAPVPAMEPSPSSRRRSRAAADKGKDPDPSSSSDPPPPAPDDDSDAPFPQSFTSASTALQGLLRRLGAGLDDLLPSSSSAPSSATSAHLKRILAGLQAHGDESRQLQSLMQLCEMLSIGTEDSLAAFPVDAFVPILVGMLGREDEPATAGASPDVMLLAARALANLVDVLPSSCSAVVHYGAIQCFCARLLTIEYMDLAEQSLQALKKISLEHPTACLRAGALMAVLSYLDFFSTGVQRVALSTAANICRKLPSDASEFVMEAVPLLTNLLNHHDSKVLEHASVCLTRIAEAFAHYPEKLDELCNHGLVAQAASLISVGNSSGQASLSTSTYTGLIRLLSICASGSLLAVKTLLLLGISGTLKDILSGSGLISGTSVAPALTRPADQMFEIVSLADDLLPHMPARIINLPTYYHAYKSSSTKKSASIKQDGAGSSSTENERSGRERLLREHPELLQQFGMDLLPTMTQVYGSSVNAPIRHKCLSIIGKLMYYSSAETIQSLLGTTNISSFLAGILAWKDPQVLIPALQIAEIMMEKLPETFSKLFVREGVVHAVESLICAESSNALPSQVPPQDKDNDSPMPSRSRRQRRRGGAVPAENSSLDESNSSNLGVTCSTTSTSEVPNTSLRFAVSDHAKSFKDKYFPTDTDSSDIGVTDDLLKLRALCTKFNTAIENAKTKAKGKSKAVSADCFDISFDVEEQLDEVISEMLGELSKVNGVSTFEFIRSGVVTSLLDYLSCGTFGKEKVSEGNLPQLRQQALRRYKSFISVALSIDHERDGTPMALLVQKLQSALSSLERFPVVLSQSSRIGIGGSRLTSGLSALAQPFKLRLSRAQGEKSLRDYSSNIVLIDPFASLAAVEDFLWPRVQRSEVASKPIVPSGNNSESGVPGTTAGASLTAATAHSGRRPTTRSKSSAASSGTSKKDAHDESTSTAKGKGKAIVKPNSDESKGPNTRNAARQKSASEKDSEMKRAHGHSSSEDEELDTSLVEIDDALMIDDDDISEDDDDDHEVLQEGSLPICSQDGVHDVKLGDADENIGSASFSQAQPSSGSIARNTSSRGPDSSEFRSASTFGSRGAMSFVAATMAGLASVGGRSVRGSRDRRGLSLGGSMSDHNKLVFTAGGKQLSKHLTVYQAIQRQLMLDEDDEERFNGSDLSNDGNRFWGDVFTITYQKADNQAEKGSQGGSTSLNSKSDSCRSISEMQGVSLLDSILQGELPCDLERTNSTYNILALLRVLDGLNQLSSRLRAQGASDDFAEGKIRTLDELYRTGAKVPSEEFVNSKLTPKLARQMQDVLALCSGSLPSWCYQMTKACPFLFPFETRRQYFYSTAFGLSRALNRLQQQQSDNHSSGGEREVRFGRLQRQKVRVSRNRILDSAAKVMEMFSSQRAVLEVEYFGEVGTGLGPTLEFYTLLSHELQSSQLGLWRSTSPYDSGLQIDRSDAINLDPEDGLSGKELNSDLTGDGRHLIQAPLGLFPRPWPPKADASEGTRFFKVLEYFRLIGQVMAKVLQDGRLLDLPLSTAFYKLILGQELDLFDIVSFDSEFGKTLQELRVLVERKKFLESTPGENQLEVADLRFRGAAIEDLCLDFTLPGYPDYVLKEGEGSTIVNIYNLEEYISLLVDATVKSGIKRQIEAFRSGFNQVFDISSLQIFSPQELDYLICGRQEIWEPESLVDNIKFDHGYTAKSPAIVNLLEIMVEFTPEQQHAFCQFVTGAPRLPPGGLAALSPKLTIVRKHPSSVVNTSNSTGVTEPADDDLPSVMTCANYLKLPPYSTKEIMRKKLLYAILEGRGSFDLS, from the exons ATGGAAacacgcagcagcagccgcaagcgcgcagccgcagcagcagcagccgccgccgcctcctcctcctcatcagccTCCAAGCGCTCCCGCCCCAACACCCGCCGcaactcctccacctcctcccccgccgccgcccctgtcCCCGCGATGGAACCCTCGccgtcctcccgccgccgctcccgcgccgccgccgacaaggGCAAGGACCccgacccctcctcctcctccgacccccctccccccgcccccGACGATGACTCCGACGCCCCCTTCCCCCAGTCCTTCACCTCCGCCAGCACCGCCctccagggcctcctccgcaggctcggcgccggcctcgacgacctcctcccctcctcctcctccgccccctcctccgccacctccgcgcACCTCAAGAGGATCCTCGCCGGCCTCCAGGCCCACGGCGACGAGTCGCGCCAGCTCCAGTCCCTCATGCAGCTCTGCGAGATGCTCTCCATCGGCACCGAGGACTCCCTCGCCGCCTTCCCAGTCGACGCCTTCGTCCCCATCCTCGTCGGCATGCTCGGCCGCGAGGACGAgcctgccaccgccggcgccagccCTGACGTCATGCTGCTCGCCGCGCGGGCCCTTGCCAACCTCGTCGACGTGctcccctcctcctgctccgcgGTCGTGCACTACGGGGCCATACAGTGTTTCTGTGCTCGCCTGCTAACCATCGAGTACATGGACCTCGCCGAGCAG TCTCTACAAGCTCTTAAGAAGATCTCTCTGGAGCACCCAACCGCGTGTCTGCGTGCTGGGGCGCTAATGGCTGTCCTATCGTATCTCGACTTCTTCTCCACTGGTGTTCAG AGAGTAGCATTGTCTACCGCTGCAAATATCTGCAGGAAGCTGCCGTCCGATGCTTCCGAGTTTGTCATGGAAGCTGTCCCTCTGCTCACGAATCTCCTGAACCACCATGATTCCAAG GTACTGGAGCATGCTTCTGTTTGTTTGACACGCATTGCTGAAGCTTTCGCCCATTACCCGGAAAAGCTTGATGAGCTCTGCAATCACGGATTGGTTGCTCAAGCTGCTAGCTTGATATCTGTTGGCAACTCCTCAGGCCAGGCATCACTGAGTACATCCACATACACA GGCTTAATCCGTCTTCTCTCAATATGTGCAAGTGGATCACTGCTGGCAGTTAAAACACTACTTCTTCTTGGGATCAGCGGCACTCTTAAAGACATCCTTTCTGGCTCTGGTTTGATTTCTGGAACGTCAGTGGCCCCTGCTCTAACAAGGCCCGCTGATCAG ATGTTTGAGATAGTGAGCCTTGCTGATGATTTGCTTCCACATATGCCTGCGAGAATCATCAATTTACCAACATACTACCATGCTTATAAAAGCTCTTCAACAAAGAAATCTGCTTCCATCAAACAAGATGGGGCTGGTTCAAGTTCAACAGAAAACGAGAGGTCTGGCCGTGAGAGGCTATTGCGTGAGCACCCTGAACTTCTACAGCAGTTTGGTATGGATTTGTTACCGACGATGACACAG GTGTATGGTTCTAGTGTAAATGCACCGATACGTCACAAGTGCTTATCGATTATTGGGAAGTTAATGTACTACAGCTCCGCTGAAACAATCCAATCTCTCCTTGGCACAACAAACATATCCAG CTTCCTCGCAGGCATTCTTGCATGGAAAGATCCCCAAGTGTTGATTCCTGCTCTTCAGATAGCAGAAATAATGATGGAAAAGCTTCCAGAGACATTTTCTAAGCTGTTTGTGAGGGAAGGTGTTGTTCATGCTGTGGAGTCACTTATATGTGCAGAATCCTCCAATGCACTGCCTTCTCAGGTACCACCGCAGGATAAAGATAATGATTCTCCCATGCCGTCACGTTCTAGGCGTCAACGCAGGCGTGGGGGTGCTGTGCCAGCAGAAAACAGTTCATTAGATGAATCAAACAGTTCCAATCTTGGGGTTACCTGCTCAACAACAAGCACTTCCGAAGTTCCAAACACCAGCCTGCGATTTGCAGTTAGCGATCATGCAAAGTCTTTCAAAGATAAATACTTCCCGACGGACACTGATTCAAGTGATATTGGAGTTACTGATGACCTTCTTAAACTGAGAGCACTCTGCACAAAGTTCAATACTGCAATTGAGAATGCCAAAACAAAAGCCAAAGGGAAATCAAAAGCTGTAAGTGCCGATTGTTTTGACATCTCATTTGATGTGGAAGAACAATTAGACGAAGTGATATCTGAAATGCTCGGTGAGCTTAGCAAAGTTAATGGTGTCTCCACATTTGAGTTCATTAGAAGTGGAGTTGTCACATCATTGCTTGACTATTTGTCCTGTGGGACGTTTGGGAAGGAAAAGGTATCTGAAGGAAACCTACCACAGCTTCGTCAGCAGGCCCTTAGGCGATACAAGTCCTTCATATCTGTTGCCCTTTCTATTGATCATGAAAGGGATGGAACTCCCATGGCACTGTTGGTTCAAAAACTACAAAGTGCATTGTCTTCGTTGGAACGTTTCCCCGTTGTGCTTAGCCAGTCTAGCAGGATTGGTATTGGAGGCTCCCGTCTGACCTCAGGTCTTAGTGCTCTGGCTCAGCCCTTCAAGTTGCGTCTGTCACGAGCTCAAGGTGAAAAATCACTTCGGGATTATTCATCAAATATTGTGCTTATTGACCCATTTGCCAGTCTAGCAGCTGTTGAAGACTTCCTTTGGCCCAGAGTTCAGCGCAGTGAGGTTGCTTCGAAGCCTATAGTTCCATCTGGAAATAATTCTGAATCAGGGGTTCCTGGCACCACAGCTGGTGCATCATTAACAGCTGCAACAGCTCATTCTGGTCGGCGTCCAACAACAAGATCAAAATCATCTGCTGCAAGTAGTGGTACATCTAAAAAGGATGCTCATGATGAAAGCACTAGTACTGCCAAAGGAAAAGGCAAAGCTATAGTAAAACCGAACTCAGATGAATCAAAGGGACCTAATACCAGGAACGCTGCCCGCCAAAAATCTGCTTCAGAGAAGGATTCAGAAATGAAGCGAGCGCATGGTCACAGTAGCTCTGAG GATGAAGAGCTTGACACATCTCTCGTTGAGATTGATGATGCTTTAATGATCGATGATGATGACATTTCagaggatgacgatgatgatcaTGAG GTTCTCCAAGAAGGGTCTCTTCCTATCTGTTCTCAAGATGGTGTGCATGACGTGAAATTGGGTGATGCTGATGAGAACATTGGGTCAGCCAGTTTTAGCCAGGCGCAGCCGTCATCTGGCTCCATTGCTAGAAACACATCTAGCAGGGGACCAGATTCTTCTGAATTTCGAAGTGCAAGCACATTTGGTTCACGAGGTGCAATGTCATTTGTTGCTGCAACGATGGCTGGGCTGGCTTCTGTCGGTGGTCGCAGTGTTAGAGGTAGCCGAGATCGGCGTGGTCTGTCACTTGGAGGTAGCATGAGTGATCACAATAAACTCGTATTCACTGCTGGTGGGAAGCAGCTCAGCAAACATTTGACAGTGTATCAAGCTATCCAACGTCAATTGATGcttgatgaggatgatgaagaaagGTTCAATGGATCTGATCTATCCAATGATGGAAACCGCTTCTGGGGTGATGTGTTCACAATAACGTACCAGAAGGCTGATAACCAAGCTGAGAAGGGATCCCAGGGGGGTTCCACCTCATTAAACTCAAAATCAGATTCTTGCAGATCTATCTCGGAAATGCAGGGTGTTTCTCTTCTTGATAGCATCTTACAAGGAGAACTCCCTTGTGATCTTGAGAGAACAAACTCAACATACAACATTTTAGCACTGTTACGTGTACTGGATGGGCTTAATCAGTTATCCTCTCGTTTAAGAGCACAAGGAGCATCTGATGATTTTGCTGAGGGAAAAATCAGGACCCTTGATGAGCTATATAGAACTGGAGCCAAGGTACCTTCCGAGGAGTTTGTCAATAGTAAGTTGACGCCAAAGCTTGCTCGGCAAATGCAGGATGTTCTTGCACTCTGTAGTGGCAGTTTACCTTCTTGGTGCTATCAAATGACCAAGGCCTGCCCATTTCTGTTTCCTTTTGAGACAAGGAGGCAGTACTTCTACTCCACAGCCTTTGGGTTGTCACGAGCATTGAATCGACTCCAGCAACAGCAGAGTGACAATCACAGCTCTGGTGGTGAAAGAGAGGTCCGGTTTGGCAGGTTACAACGCCAGAAAGTTCGTGTTTCCCGTAACCGTATTCTGGATTCTGCTGCTAAAGTTATGGAGATGTTCTCCAGTCAGAGGGCTGTTCTTGAGGTGGAATACTTTGGTGAAGTTGGGACCGGGCTGGGGCCTACTTTGGAGTTTTATACTCTTTTAAGCCATGAACTACAAAGTTCTCAGCTGGGGTTATGGAGATCTACTTCTCCATATGATTCAGGATTGCAAATTGATAGGAGCGATGCAATTAATTTAGACCCTGAAGATGGCTTATCAGGAAAAGAACTCAACTCAGACTTAACTGGTGATGGCAGGCATTTGATACAAGCTCCTCTCGGATTGTTTCCTCGGCCTTGGCCACCTAAAGCGGATGCTTCAGAAGGTACCAGATTCTTCAAAGTTTTGGAGTATTTCCGCTTAATCGGTCAAGTGATGGCAAAAGTCTTGCAAGATGGCAGACTTTTAGATTTGCCTTTATCAACTGCGTTTTATAAGCTGATCCTTGGACAG GAGCTTGATTTGTTTGACATAGTCTCATTTGATTCTGAGTTTGGGAAGACATTGCAAGAACTGCGAGTTCTTGTTGAACGAAAGAAGTTCCTTGAGTCCACTCCTGGCGAGAATCAGCTTGAAGTTGCAGACTTGCGTTTCCGTGGTGCTGCTATTGAAGATTTGTGTTTAGATTTTACTCTTCCGGGTTATCCTGATTATGTTCTTAAAGAGGGTGAAGGAAGCACAATT GTCAACATTTACAACTTAGAAGAGTATATTAGTTTGCTAGTGGATGCTACAGTTAAGTCAGGGATAAAGCGACAGATTGAGGCATTTAGATCAGGGTTTAATCAG GTTTTTGACATCTCATCCCTCCAAATATTTTCACCTCAAGAACTTGACTATCTAATATGTGGCCGACAAGAAATTTGGGAG CCGGAATCCCTGGTGGATAACATAAAATTTGATCATGGGTATACTGCTAAAAGTCCTGCGATCGTGAAT CTGCTTGAGATTATGGTGGAATTCACCCCTGAGCAGCAGCATGCGTTCTGCCAGTTTGTAACTGGTGCTCCTCGCCTTCCACCTGGTGGTTTGGCGGCCCTTAGTCCCAAGCTTACAATTGTTAGGAAG CATCCTTCAAGTGTGGTAAATACTTCAAATTCAACTGGGGTGACAGAGCCTGCGGATGATGATTTGCCTAGTGTGATGACGTGCGCTAATTATCTGAAGCTGCCTCCGTACTCCACAAAA GAAATCATGCGCAAGAAGCTGCTTTATGCAATCCTGGAAGGCCGAGGATCATTTGATCTTTCATAA